A window of bacterium genomic DNA:
GCGACAATCAGTCGTGTGGATTCCTGAATCATGTCACATTCCTTCGACTTTCCTGGGCCTGAAGCCTACTTGTCTGAAGCCTACTTGGCCTTTTCCATGATCTCCGCGACCCGCCAACGCTTGGTCTTGGAGAGCGGGCGGATGGCCATGACCTTCACCACGTCGCCTTCGTTGCATTCGTTCGCCTCGTCATGGGCGACGAGACGCGTGGTGCGGGTGATGATCCGCTTGTAAAGCGGGTGCGGAAACCGCCGGCTGACCGTCACAACCACGGTCTTGTCCATCTTGCTGGACACGACCCGGCCGATACGGACGGCTCTCAGATTACGTTCGGTGTTGGCCATCGTTCATCTCCCTGGCTTCGGCCGACGCATGCGCCGAGCCCCGGATTCCGCGCCTACCGCGCCTTTTTCTGGTTGATGACGGTCCGCAGGACCGCGATTTCACGACGCGTCTGGCGCACCCGCAGAGGATTGTCCAGC
This region includes:
- the rpsQ gene encoding 30S ribosomal protein S17 gives rise to the protein MANTERNLRAVRIGRVVSSKMDKTVVVTVSRRFPHPLYKRIITRTTRLVAHDEANECNEGDVVKVMAIRPLSKTKRWRVAEIMEKAK